The following proteins are co-located in the Phragmites australis chromosome 10, lpPhrAust1.1, whole genome shotgun sequence genome:
- the LOC133930341 gene encoding pentatricopeptide repeat-containing protein At4g20090-like translates to MPPSASPLPVLRLARRPSLAAAAAARRYHSAPTVSSSSSSDDESPLAAELFPAAGAPTLLSIARSLAVASPSPSVASVLGFLRRLPHDASPHIFPHLVAALARSPAPLLALRLFLSPPNAAATTHHSFNSALFRFPLPPHLLPAFFSHSLRRFPGLAPTLLSFNLLLKCVSSSLVPRNPSIYLAITMRILHDCIPARNLVPDKFTYSTVVSALADAGRVEDAVALVHEMVVDGVVAAEAFNPVLRAMLRTGDVTGAAKLFRFMQLKGCTMTAATYNVLLHGLLLCGKARAATGVMRKMEKEGVAPGLMTYGAVVDGLVKCGRVEDAWKVAEEMGSKGLAPSEFVYSAVISGFCKSGEVDRALRVWETMVAGRVRPNVVLYSAMIDGLARCRRMKEAEMLFGEMVDAKCIPNVMTYSSMVQGYFHIGDLSRALSFWEEMLKVGCAPNAISYSILINGLCNVGRLKDAMMVWKHMLDRGCAPDTIAYTSIIKGLCMSGMVDGGLRLFYDMLAKDDAKPDAISYNVLLDGLIRAKDFPQAMDLLNRMLDQRCDPDTVTCNIFLREIGIAEGKGREFLEGLVMRLCNRERYRAAGDVVMLMLAKYIVPEVSIWFTVVRGVCHSKRVRKVFDKCWDEIWRP, encoded by the coding sequence ctccgacgacGAATCCCCCCTCGCCGCCGAGCTCTtccccgccgccggcgcgcccaccctccTCTCcatcgctcgctcgctcgccgtCGCCTCCCCGAGCCCCTCCGTCGCCTCCGTACTCGgcttcctccgccgcctgccCCACGACGCTTCCCCGCACATCTTCCCCCACCTCGTCGCCGCCCTCGCTCGCTCGCCCGCCCCGCTCCTCGCCCTTCGCCTGTTCCTCTCCCCGCCcaacgccgccgccaccacccacCACTCCTTCAACTCCGCGCTCTTCCGATTTCCTCTCCCGCCGCACCTCCTCCCGGCCTTCTTCTCCCACTCCCTCCGCCGCTTCCCCGGCCTCGCCCCCACCCTCCTCTCCTTCAACCTCCTCCTCAAGTGCGTCTCCTCCTCTCTGGTCCCAAGAAACCCCAGCATCTATCTTGCAATCACTATGCGAATTCTGCATGATTGTATTCCGGCGCGGAATCTTGTGCCGGATAAGTTCACCTACTCGACGGTCGTGTCAGCATTGGCGGATGCAGGGCGGGTGGAGGATGCGGTGGCCCTGGTGCATGAGATGGTGGTGGATGGGGTGGTAGCGGCTGAGGCTTTTAACCCCGTGCTTAGGGCGATGCTGCGCACAGGAGATGTCACCGGTGCAGCCAAACTGTTTCGGTTTATGCAGCTAAAGGGGTGTACAATGACAGCAGCGACATACAATGTTCTGCTGCATGGTTTGTTATTGTGCGGCAAGGCCAGGGCCGCGACGGGTGTTATGAGGAAAATGGAGAAGGAGGGGGTAGCGCCAGGATTGATGACCTACGGGGCAGTGGTGGATGGGCTGGTGAAGTGCGGGAGAGTGGAGGATGCATGGAAGGTGGCTGAGGAAATGGGGAGTAAGGGGCTCGCACCTAGTGAATTTGTGTACTCGGCTGTGATCTCTGGGTTTTGCAAGTCAGGGGAGGTTGACAGGGCATTGAGGGTCTGGGAGACAATGGTGGCAGGTAGAGTAAGGCCGAATGTTGTTTTGTATTCAGCAATGATTGATGGCCTTGCCCGGTGCAGGAGGATGAAAGAGGCCGAAATGTTATTTGGAGAGATGGTTGATGCGAAATGTATACCAAATGTCATGACATATAGCTCAATGGTTCAGGGATATTTCCACATTGGAGATTTATCACGGGCTCTCTCTTTCTGGGAGGAGATGTTAAAGGTTGGATGTGCACCAAATGCTATCAGTTACAGCATATTAATCAATGGGTTATGCAATGTAGGGAGATTGAAGGATGCTATGATGGTCTGGAAACACATGCTTGATCGTGGTTGTGCACCTGACACAATCGCTTATACTTCAATAATTAAGGGGTTATGTATGTCTGGCATGGTAGATGGCGGTCTACGGCTGTTTTATGACATGCTGGCGAAGGATGATGCCAAGCCAGATGCCATCAGTTATAATGTACTATTGGATGGCTTGATCCGGGCAAAAGACTTTCCGCAGGCAATGGATCTGCTTAACCGGATGCTTGACCAGAGGTGTGATCCAGACACAGTGACATGCAATATTTTCTTGCGGGAGATTGGGATCGCAGAGGGGAAAGGGAGGGAATTCTTAGAGGGACTAGTGATGAGGCTATGCAATAGAGAAAGGTATAGGGCAGCCGGAGATGTTGTGATGTTGATGCTAGCTAAGTATATTGTGCCAGAGGTGTCCATTTGGTTTACTGTAGTGAGAGGAGTTTGTCACTCAAAGAGAGTTCGTAAAGTATTTGACAAATGTTGGGATGAGATATGGAGGCCTTGA